The following are encoded together in the Thalassomonas haliotis genome:
- the rluD gene encoding 23S rRNA pseudouridine(1911/1915/1917) synthase RluD, with translation MAEIIQHKEVVPESCLGKRLDQTLAEMFPDYSRSRLKEWILAGQVTVNGDVITRAREKMFGGEHIAIDAEIEAEVRFDPQDIPLNIVYEDEDILVINKPAGLVVHPGAGNPDGTVLNALLHHCPELEIVPRAGIVHRLDKDTTGLMVVAKTIAAQTNLVEALQAREITREYEAIANGLMTAGGVVDEPIGRHATKRTHMAVTFSGRPSVTHYRVLEKYRLHTRLRLRLETGRTHQIRVHMAHITHPLVGDPVYGGRPRPPKNATDDLRDVLRSFKRQALHAAMLSLYHPITGELMTWHADIPEDFAHLAKVLREDSKLNQSEY, from the coding sequence ATGGCTGAGATAATTCAACATAAAGAAGTCGTTCCTGAATCGTGTTTGGGAAAACGTTTAGACCAAACATTAGCGGAAATGTTTCCTGATTATTCACGTTCCCGGTTAAAAGAATGGATTCTGGCCGGCCAGGTCACTGTTAACGGGGATGTGATCACCCGGGCGAGGGAAAAAATGTTTGGTGGGGAGCATATTGCCATAGACGCTGAAATTGAGGCGGAAGTGCGCTTTGATCCCCAGGATATCCCGCTTAACATAGTCTATGAAGATGAAGATATCCTGGTCATCAACAAACCTGCCGGCCTGGTGGTTCATCCCGGCGCCGGTAACCCGGACGGCACGGTATTAAACGCCCTGTTGCATCATTGTCCTGAGCTAGAGATCGTGCCCAGGGCCGGTATTGTTCACCGCCTGGATAAAGACACTACGGGTTTGATGGTGGTGGCGAAAACCATCGCCGCACAAACCAACCTGGTTGAAGCCCTGCAGGCCAGGGAAATTACCCGCGAATATGAAGCCATCGCCAATGGTTTGATGACCGCAGGTGGCGTGGTCGACGAACCTATAGGGCGTCATGCCACCAAACGTACCCATATGGCAGTTACTTTTTCCGGCCGCCCTTCGGTGACCCATTACCGGGTATTGGAAAAATACCGTTTGCATACCCGCTTGCGTCTGCGCCTGGAAACCGGTCGTACCCACCAAATTCGTGTGCATATGGCACATATTACCCACCCTCTGGTGGGGGATCCCGTTTATGGCGGCAGACCCAGACCGCCGAAAAATGCCACCGATGATTTACGCGACGTATTAAGAAGCTTTAAGCGTCAGGCCTTGCATGCGGCTATGTTATCTCTTTATCACCCGATCACCGGGGAGCTGATGACCTGGCATGCCGATATTCCGGAAGATTTTGCCCATCTTGCCAAGGTGCTGCGCGAAGATAGCAAACTTAATCAAAGTGAATATTAA
- a CDS encoding outer membrane protein assembly factor BamD, protein MEKLTIKMMLLALALGLGGCSSSDNNDIDKVPDKSAQALSADAREALDNGLYQKAIQILSAIDSRFPFGPISHQVQLDLLYAYYKSGDAAQGVALADRFLRLNPTHSNIDYVYYMRALINQATEANLFQDLAGIDRSDRDPTASRDAFNDLKKVVNEYPESKYAADARKRMIGIKSRLAKYELAVARFYLKREAYASAANRGRYIVEYFSPSDEVEQALEIMIECYDKLNLEDLKRNSKQVLAVNYPDNPLVAN, encoded by the coding sequence ATGGAAAAACTGACAATTAAAATGATGTTATTGGCACTGGCGCTGGGGCTAGGCGGGTGTTCATCATCAGATAATAATGATATTGACAAGGTGCCTGATAAGTCGGCGCAGGCCTTGTCTGCCGATGCCAGAGAAGCATTAGATAACGGTTTGTACCAAAAAGCCATCCAAATTCTTTCCGCCATTGATTCGCGTTTTCCTTTTGGCCCTATCTCCCATCAGGTACAGCTGGATTTACTTTACGCCTATTATAAAAGCGGCGACGCGGCCCAAGGCGTTGCATTAGCGGATCGCTTCCTTAGACTCAACCCCACTCATTCGAATATAGATTATGTTTACTATATGCGTGCGTTAATCAATCAGGCCACCGAAGCCAATTTATTTCAGGACTTGGCCGGCATCGACAGATCGGATCGCGATCCCACCGCATCACGGGATGCCTTCAATGATTTGAAAAAAGTGGTAAATGAATATCCGGAAAGTAAATACGCCGCCGATGCCCGCAAACGTATGATAGGGATCAAGTCTCGTCTGGCTAAATATGAATTAGCCGTCGCCCGCTTTTACTTAAAAAGGGAAGCTTATGCTTCTGCAGCCAACCGGGGCCGCTATATCGTCGAGTACTTCTCTCCCAGCGACGAGGTTGAGCAAGCGCTGGAAATCATGATTGAGTGTTACGACAAACTTAATCTTGAAGATCTTAAACGCAACTCTAAACAGGTATTGGCGGTAAACTACCCCGATAACCCGCTGGTCGCCAATTAA
- the glnB gene encoding nitrogen regulatory protein P-II yields the protein MKKIEAIIKPFKMDDVREALGEIGITGMTVSEVKGFGRQKGHTELYRGAEYMVDFLPKAKLEIVVAEDDVERCVEAIIQTAQTGKIGDGKIFVTEVERVIRIRTGEENESAI from the coding sequence ATGAAAAAAATAGAAGCGATTATTAAACCTTTTAAAATGGATGATGTCAGGGAAGCGTTGGGGGAAATAGGTATTACCGGCATGACAGTGTCTGAAGTCAAAGGCTTCGGGCGGCAAAAGGGTCATACCGAGCTTTATCGTGGTGCTGAATATATGGTGGATTTTCTGCCTAAAGCGAAATTGGAAATTGTTGTGGCGGAAGATGATGTTGAGCGCTGTGTCGAAGCCATTATCCAAACGGCGCAAACAGGTAAAATAGGCGACGGGAAAATTTTTGTCACTGAGGTTGAACGGGTGATCCGTATCCGTACCGGTGAAGAAAATGAATCGGCAATCTAG
- the nadE gene encoding ammonia-dependent NAD(+) synthetase, protein MDQQLIIAEMKVLPEIDVDFEIRRRVDFIKKQLVSSGLKNLVLGISGGVDSSTCGRLAQLAVDELNSEQGNHFQFIAVRLPFDVQADEEDAQLALSFIQPSQSLSTNVLAGVNGIHQEAVQALTKNNLLDASPAAIDFAKGNVKARTRMVMQYHIAALVGALVLGTDHSAENITGFFTKWGDGACDLAPLFGLSKRQVRQIAKHLGAPGLLVDKAPTADLEELSPGKKDEDALGLSYQQLDDFLEGKAVTEAVKNLIIDIYNKTQHKRQPIPTIYD, encoded by the coding sequence ATGGATCAGCAGTTGATCATTGCAGAAATGAAAGTATTACCTGAAATTGATGTCGACTTCGAAATCAGGCGCCGCGTCGACTTTATCAAAAAGCAGTTAGTAAGCTCAGGATTAAAAAACCTGGTGTTAGGTATCAGTGGCGGTGTTGATTCATCAACCTGCGGCCGCTTGGCGCAACTTGCGGTTGATGAGCTAAACAGCGAGCAGGGAAATCACTTCCAGTTTATTGCCGTGCGCCTGCCGTTTGATGTCCAGGCGGATGAAGAAGATGCCCAACTGGCCCTGAGTTTTATTCAGCCAAGCCAAAGCCTGTCAACCAACGTGCTTGCCGGGGTGAACGGAATTCACCAGGAAGCCGTCCAGGCCTTGACCAAAAATAACTTACTTGATGCCTCCCCTGCCGCCATCGACTTTGCCAAAGGCAACGTCAAAGCCCGTACCCGTATGGTGATGCAATACCATATCGCCGCCTTAGTCGGGGCTTTGGTATTAGGCACAGATCATTCGGCTGAAAATATTACCGGCTTTTTCACCAAATGGGGTGACGGCGCATGTGATCTGGCCCCCTTGTTTGGCCTTTCCAAACGCCAGGTCAGGCAAATAGCCAAACACCTGGGAGCGCCTGGACTCTTGGTGGATAAAGCTCCTACCGCCGACCTTGAGGAGTTGTCCCCGGGTAAAAAGGATGAAGATGCTCTGGGTTTGAGCTACCAGCAACTGGATGATTTCCTTGAGGGAAAGGCCGTCACTGAAGCAGTGAAAAATTTAATTATCGACATCTATAACAAAACCCAGCATAAACGCCAGCCGATACCCACTATCTATGATTAA
- a CDS encoding GspH/FimT family pseudopilin produces MRRQSGITLFELMFTVAILGILTAIALPNFGSFTAQLRVDNEISELHRLLLVARNNAINLGQNVTVCPLNTSASCDGDWQGQVSVFTDSNNNKKYEAALNEQLIKVKGAVSSGDLLQYSRDALTYTPAGRTTGLVTGTFDYCPHGYDDLSRGIVVASSGRAYVSSDIDNDGKDESRSGSEITCS; encoded by the coding sequence ATGCGTAGACAAAGTGGCATCACATTATTTGAATTAATGTTTACTGTGGCTATTCTGGGGATATTAACGGCTATTGCCCTGCCCAACTTCGGCAGTTTTACCGCCCAGTTACGGGTTGATAATGAAATATCAGAGTTGCACCGTTTGTTGCTGGTGGCCCGTAACAATGCCATCAACCTGGGACAAAATGTGACCGTATGCCCTTTAAACACTAGTGCATCCTGTGATGGCGACTGGCAAGGCCAGGTCAGTGTTTTTACCGACAGCAACAACAACAAAAAATATGAAGCAGCATTAAATGAACAGCTTATCAAGGTTAAAGGGGCGGTAAGCAGTGGCGACCTGCTGCAATATTCCCGCGATGCCTTAACTTATACCCCGGCAGGCAGGACAACCGGCTTAGTCACAGGTACCTTTGACTATTGTCCGCACGGATATGATGATTTGTCCCGGGGCATAGTTGTCGCCAGCTCAGGCAGGGCTTATGTTTCTTCAGACATAGATAACGACGGCAAGGACGAAAGCCGCAGCGGCAGCGAAATAACCTGCAGTTAA
- a CDS encoding TapY2 family type IVa secretion system protein has protein sequence MKNYIKFSLLLSFAILGGAVQAAKAEISELKCHVELLGGEEIIHFVNAKKNDGQNMINKLTGKSITVIGSRKKQKIYRVKECTDLHGSFKASQANQLDAATVR, from the coding sequence ATGAAAAATTATATAAAATTTAGTCTTTTATTATCTTTTGCAATTTTAGGTGGCGCTGTCCAGGCGGCCAAAGCTGAGATAAGCGAACTCAAATGCCATGTGGAATTATTGGGGGGAGAAGAGATCATACATTTTGTCAATGCCAAAAAAAATGATGGCCAGAATATGATTAACAAGCTGACCGGAAAAAGTATTACCGTGATCGGCAGCAGGAAAAAACAAAAAATCTACCGGGTAAAAGAGTGTACGGACTTGCATGGCAGCTTTAAAGCCAGCCAGGCAAACCAGCTGGATGCTGCTACGGTGCGCTAG
- a CDS encoding type IV pilin protein, whose protein sequence is MMNNSRKYKGLTLIEVLITMAIITILAAVVYPAYVDVTGRSNRSEAQRELSRLAFLQEQFFTDNRTYTADMTDLGAPADPYITESGNYSIDATVGAGGTSFDLKATAKGNQASIDAGCITLSIDEALVKTASSESCWEQ, encoded by the coding sequence ATGATGAACAATAGTCGAAAATATAAAGGGTTGACGCTGATAGAAGTCTTGATCACTATGGCCATTATCACCATTCTGGCTGCTGTGGTCTATCCGGCTTATGTCGATGTTACCGGGCGGAGCAATCGCAGTGAAGCCCAGAGGGAGCTGAGCAGGCTGGCGTTTTTACAAGAACAGTTTTTTACCGATAACCGCACTTATACCGCAGATATGACAGATTTGGGAGCACCGGCAGATCCCTATATTACGGAATCAGGGAATTACAGCATAGATGCCACTGTCGGGGCCGGCGGTACAAGCTTTGATCTTAAGGCAACCGCAAAGGGCAACCAGGCATCTATTGATGCCGGCTGCATTACTTTATCCATAGACGAAGCCTTGGTGAAAACCGCCTCTTCGGAAAGCTGTTGGGAGCAGTAG